The Columba livia isolate bColLiv1 breed racing homer chromosome W, bColLiv1.pat.W.v2, whole genome shotgun sequence genome window below encodes:
- the LOC135577069 gene encoding dnaJ homolog subfamily A member 1-like isoform X1, producing the protein MFAGNCRLMRSVAMVKETLYYDVLEVKPSASAEELKKAYRKLALKYHPDKNPNEVQISQAYEILSDQKKRDVYDKGGEQAVKEGGSSSSFGSPMDVFDLFFGGGGTMQKERRGNVPTSDAALDLTVWPLYIKEC; encoded by the exons ATGTTTGCCGGGAACTGTAGGCTAATGAG GTCTGTCGCCATGGTGAAGGAGACACTGTATTATGATGTGCTGGAGGTGAAGCCCAGTGCCTCTGCTGAGGAGCTGAAGAAGGCGTACCGCAAGCTGGCCTTAAAATATCACCCTGACAAGAACCCCAATGAGG TTCAGATTTCCCAAGCCTATGAGATACTGTCtgaccagaagaagagagatGTGTATGATAAAGGTGGTGAGCAGGCTGTCAAAGAGGGTGGCTCCAGTAGTAGTTTTGGATCACCCATGGATGTATTTGACTTGTTCTTTGGAGGTGGTGGGACGATGCAAAAGGAGAGGCGAGGTAACGTTCCTACTTCTGATGCTGCCCTAGACTTAACAGTATGGCCGTTGTACATCAAAGAGTGCTGA
- the LOC135577069 gene encoding dnaJ homolog subfamily A member 1-like isoform X2, whose translation MVKETLYYDVLEVKPSASAEELKKAYRKLALKYHPDKNPNEVQISQAYEILSDQKKRDVYDKGGEQAVKEGGSSSSFGSPMDVFDLFFGGGGTMQKERRGNVPTSDAALDLTVWPLYIKEC comes from the exons ATGGTGAAGGAGACACTGTATTATGATGTGCTGGAGGTGAAGCCCAGTGCCTCTGCTGAGGAGCTGAAGAAGGCGTACCGCAAGCTGGCCTTAAAATATCACCCTGACAAGAACCCCAATGAGG TTCAGATTTCCCAAGCCTATGAGATACTGTCtgaccagaagaagagagatGTGTATGATAAAGGTGGTGAGCAGGCTGTCAAAGAGGGTGGCTCCAGTAGTAGTTTTGGATCACCCATGGATGTATTTGACTTGTTCTTTGGAGGTGGTGGGACGATGCAAAAGGAGAGGCGAGGTAACGTTCCTACTTCTGATGCTGCCCTAGACTTAACAGTATGGCCGTTGTACATCAAAGAGTGCTGA